A single window of Caldicellulosiruptor bescii DSM 6725 DNA harbors:
- the yfmH gene encoding EF-P 5-aminopentanol modification-associated protein YfmH has protein sequence MERIYDEALHEEVYINSYSNGLKAFVIKKKNFSKAFAGFATKYGSVDSKFVHPKTKEIVEVPDGIAHFLEHKLFEEEEGNVFDRFAKFGAMANAFTSFKETVYYFISTQNFYENFEILLDFVQNPYFTDQNVEKEKGIIGQEIRMYQDNPNWRVYFNLLNALYVNNPVKIDIAGTLESIQKITKEDLYLCYNTFYHPSNMIIVVCGDVDPQKVFDIIERMEKTKEYQSLIERIYPDEPEEVNQKKIEARLSVAVPIFYIGFKDNQNDLPPYEMIMKDIQTQIVAEMLFGKSTDFYEKLYKEGLINQNFGFEYNCEPEYSFFMIGGESKDPEEVYKRIIEHIEGVKKKRIDRAEFERAKKVVLGSHLRKFDNPEKLSVEFIYSYFKGVNIFEYVKEITSVSFEMCEKRLKEFFDESLSCISIVWPAD, from the coding sequence ATGGAAAGGATTTATGATGAGGCTCTTCACGAAGAAGTTTATATAAATTCGTATTCCAACGGGCTAAAAGCTTTTGTTATAAAAAAGAAAAACTTTAGCAAGGCATTTGCAGGTTTTGCAACAAAATACGGTTCTGTTGATAGCAAATTTGTCCATCCAAAAACAAAAGAAATTGTTGAGGTTCCAGATGGCATTGCACATTTTTTGGAACACAAATTGTTTGAGGAAGAAGAAGGAAATGTGTTTGACAGATTTGCAAAATTTGGTGCAATGGCAAATGCATTTACTTCCTTCAAAGAAACAGTCTACTATTTTATATCCACTCAAAACTTTTATGAAAATTTTGAGATTCTCTTAGATTTTGTTCAAAATCCATATTTTACTGATCAAAATGTCGAGAAAGAAAAAGGAATAATTGGACAGGAGATAAGAATGTACCAGGACAATCCAAACTGGAGGGTTTATTTTAATCTCTTGAATGCACTTTATGTAAACAATCCTGTGAAAATTGACATTGCAGGAACCTTAGAAAGTATTCAAAAAATTACAAAAGAGGATTTGTATTTGTGTTATAATACATTCTATCATCCAAGCAATATGATAATTGTTGTATGCGGTGATGTGGACCCGCAAAAAGTTTTTGATATAATTGAAAGGATGGAAAAGACAAAAGAATATCAAAGCCTGATAGAAAGGATTTATCCTGATGAGCCCGAAGAAGTAAATCAAAAAAAGATAGAGGCAAGGCTTTCGGTGGCAGTGCCAATCTTCTATATAGGCTTTAAAGACAATCAAAATGACCTTCCACCGTATGAGATGATAATGAAGGATATCCAAACACAGATAGTGGCTGAGATGTTATTTGGAAAATCCACAGATTTTTATGAGAAGCTTTATAAAGAAGGGCTTATCAATCAAAACTTTGGGTTTGAGTACAACTGTGAGCCTGAATATTCATTTTTTATGATTGGTGGAGAAAGCAAAGACCCTGAAGAGGTCTACAAGAGAATAATAGAACACATAGAGGGGGTCAAGAAAAAACGAATTGACAGGGCAGAGTTTGAGAGGGCAAAAAAGGTTGTGCTGGGAAGCCACCTGAGAAAGTTTGACAATCCTGAAAAACTCTCTGTTGAGTTTATATACAGCTATTTCAAAGGAGTCAATATTTTTGAATATGTTAAGGAAATCACTTCTGTATCATTTGAAATGTGCGAAAAAAGGCTCAAAGAATTTTTTGATGAGAGCTTGAGCTGTATATCAATTGTATGGCCTGCAGATTGA
- the lgt gene encoding prolipoprotein diacylglyceryl transferase, which translates to MIDDSIVFPGLGLRFDFSPIAFEIFGLEVRWYGIIIAIGFLCGFLVSTYFAKKEDINPEILLDIAIIATPVAIIFARAYYVIFNFKEFEGDILSIFAIRQGGIAIYGALIGAILITYIYCKIKKINFFKICDVGVHGLILGQAIGRWGNFANREAYGYETNLPWRMQIYSREAGKRIEVHPTFLYESLWDFLVFLLLIFLRKYKKKEGDILGYYFILYSLGRFFIEALRSDSLMIGNFRVSQIVAVLCIVVGSAIVVSNSRSFFDKI; encoded by the coding sequence ATGATAGATGATAGCATAGTCTTTCCAGGACTTGGTTTGAGGTTTGACTTCAGTCCTATAGCATTTGAGATTTTTGGACTTGAGGTCAGATGGTACGGGATTATAATTGCAATTGGTTTTTTATGTGGCTTTCTTGTAAGCACATATTTTGCCAAAAAAGAAGATATAAATCCAGAGATTTTACTTGACATTGCAATAATTGCAACGCCTGTTGCAATAATCTTTGCAAGGGCTTATTATGTGATTTTTAATTTTAAAGAGTTCGAAGGAGATATTTTAAGTATATTTGCCATTCGCCAGGGTGGAATTGCGATATATGGAGCTCTGATAGGTGCAATTTTGATCACATACATTTATTGCAAGATAAAAAAAATAAATTTTTTCAAAATATGTGATGTAGGTGTTCACGGTCTGATATTAGGACAGGCAATAGGAAGATGGGGTAACTTTGCAAACAGGGAAGCTTACGGGTATGAAACAAATCTTCCGTGGCGTATGCAGATTTATAGCAGAGAGGCGGGAAAAAGAATAGAGGTTCATCCAACATTTTTGTATGAATCTCTATGGGATTTTCTTGTCTTCTTACTTTTGATATTCTTAAGAAAGTATAAAAAGAAAGAGGGGGATATTTTAGGGTATTACTTTATACTTTACTCTCTCGGCAGATTCTTTATAGAAGCCTTAAGGTCAGACAGTTTAATGATAGGAAATTTTAGAGTTTCTCAAATTGTTGCAGTTTTGTGTATTGTTGTAGGAAGTGCGATTGTGGTATCGAACAGCAGGTCATTTTTCGACAAAATATAG
- a CDS encoding Spo0E family sporulation regulatory protein-aspartic acid phosphatase gives MITEKIMKLREKLDELINNNADYESIYHVSTELDKLILDYYKERNEMVIKKLIKKEGNA, from the coding sequence ATGATAACAGAAAAAATAATGAAACTAAGAGAGAAGTTGGATGAACTGATTAACAACAATGCTGATTATGAATCGATATATCATGTCAGTACAGAGCTGGACAAGCTTATTTTGGATTATTACAAGGAGAGAAATGAAATGGTGATCAAAAAACTAATCAAAAAGGAAGGGAATGCGTAG
- the mraZ gene encoding division/cell wall cluster transcriptional repressor MraZ produces the protein MLIGEYKHVVDSKGRIILPSKFREELGERFILTKGLDNCLFGYSLKEWGVLEEKLKKLPLTSKEARTFLRFFFAGACECEVDKQGRVLIPQNLREYAGIQKEVFIIGVMTRIEIWSENNWLKEMTNENLSVDRIAQKMEELGI, from the coding sequence ATGTTAATAGGAGAATACAAACATGTGGTGGATAGTAAAGGTAGAATAATTCTTCCTTCTAAATTCAGAGAAGAGCTTGGTGAGAGATTCATACTTACAAAAGGGCTTGACAACTGTCTTTTTGGCTATTCTTTAAAAGAGTGGGGTGTACTTGAGGAAAAGCTCAAAAAACTTCCACTTACAAGCAAAGAAGCACGAACATTTTTAAGATTTTTCTTTGCGGGAGCCTGTGAGTGCGAGGTTGACAAACAGGGAAGGGTCCTCATTCCCCAGAACCTCAGAGAATATGCAGGTATTCAAAAAGAGGTATTTATAATTGGAGTAATGACAAGAATTGAAATATGGAGCGAGAATAACTGGCTAAAAGAAATGACCAATGAGAACCTTTCTGTTGATAGGATAGCACAAAAAATGGAAGAATTGGGCATATAA
- the rsmH gene encoding 16S rRNA (cytosine(1402)-N(4))-methyltransferase RsmH produces MFEHIPVLLEESVSFLITNPDGIYVDATFGLGGHSKRILEKISNKGFLIAIDRDLEAIELGKRKLEAYKNVKIVHSSFSKVDELLECLGIEKIDGILFDFGVSSLQLDKQERGFSYNKEAFLDMRMDTTSKLTAYDVVNFYSQEDLEKIIREYGEERFARRIAKAIVERRSKKPIETTTELSSLISSLVPRPKDGSHPAQRTFQAIRIEVNGELDEIKIALEKSLRFLRSGGRICAISFHSLEDRIVKEFFKFHSLECVCPKDIPVCRCGKKKELNIITKKPITPSKEEIESNKRSHSAKLRVAEKV; encoded by the coding sequence ATGTTTGAGCATATACCAGTACTACTTGAAGAGTCTGTATCTTTTTTGATTACAAATCCGGATGGAATTTATGTCGATGCTACTTTTGGTCTTGGTGGACATTCAAAAAGAATTCTTGAAAAGATTTCAAATAAGGGTTTTCTTATTGCCATTGACAGGGACTTGGAAGCCATTGAACTTGGAAAAAGAAAATTAGAAGCATACAAGAATGTAAAGATTGTGCATTCTTCATTTTCAAAAGTGGATGAGTTGCTGGAATGTTTAGGAATTGAAAAGATAGACGGAATACTTTTCGATTTTGGAGTTTCCTCTTTGCAGCTTGACAAGCAGGAAAGAGGTTTTTCATACAATAAAGAAGCCTTTTTGGATATGAGAATGGATACAACATCAAAGCTCACAGCATATGATGTTGTCAACTTTTATTCTCAGGAAGATTTGGAAAAGATAATTAGAGAATACGGTGAAGAGAGGTTTGCAAGAAGGATTGCAAAAGCTATTGTTGAAAGAAGGAGTAAAAAGCCTATTGAAACCACAACAGAGCTGAGCAGTTTAATTTCTTCTTTAGTGCCAAGGCCAAAGGACGGGTCACACCCTGCACAGAGAACTTTCCAGGCCATCCGAATAGAGGTAAACGGTGAGCTTGACGAGATAAAGATTGCACTTGAAAAGAGTTTGAGATTTTTGAGATCTGGTGGGAGGATATGTGCAATTTCTTTTCACTCTCTTGAGGACAGAATAGTAAAAGAGTTTTTCAAATTTCACTCTCTTGAGTGTGTCTGTCCGAAAGATATTCCTGTATGTAGATGTGGCAAGAAAAAAGAGCTTAACATCATTACAAAAAAGCCAATAACCCCTTCTAAAGAAGAGATTGAGAGTAACAAAAGAAGTCACAGTGCAAAACTTAGAGTTGCCGAAAAGGTCTGA
- a CDS encoding cell division protein FtsL: protein MSRTGSAIYSEDYWENYQVAREEIEQEIARKNQIIKQISKQKKVEKVRFLRNVLFVCIFCSMSIIIMCGYVNITHERAKLAQLQNELKLQTDMNKQLKLEIDGKLTLSEIEKIAQQKYSMTYPDFSQVVYITVPSAEEKNQRVAKEVKSNYNNKVSLIINFIKKIF, encoded by the coding sequence ATGTCAAGAACAGGTTCAGCAATTTACAGTGAGGATTACTGGGAAAATTATCAGGTTGCAAGAGAAGAGATTGAACAGGAGATTGCCAGAAAAAATCAGATAATAAAGCAAATCTCAAAACAAAAAAAGGTTGAGAAGGTGAGGTTTTTAAGGAATGTATTGTTTGTTTGTATATTTTGCAGTATGTCAATAATTATTATGTGCGGGTATGTGAATATTACTCATGAGAGAGCAAAACTTGCTCAGCTTCAGAATGAACTTAAATTACAAACTGATATGAACAAACAGTTAAAGCTTGAGATAGATGGCAAGCTTACTCTCTCAGAGATAGAAAAGATTGCACAGCAGAAGTATTCAATGACTTATCCTGACTTTTCTCAGGTTGTATATATCACTGTCCCTTCAGCTGAAGAAAAAAATCAAAGGGTCGCAAAAGAAGTAAAATCGAATTATAATAATAAAGTGTCTTTGATAATAAACTTTATTAAGAAAATCTTTTAA
- a CDS encoding stage V sporulation protein D — protein sequence MKEAALRVKKRILFVMAVFFLSFVLLVGRLFYLQLIKGEELKKRAFSQWTRERLVAPKRGSIVDRNGKILAMSITAETVVASLNQIKDKEWTAKVLSGILQMDYKKILNKLNTKGVSDIYIARNIDKEKADKIRKYALPGIYLTGGTKRVYPNGNFLAQVLGFTGIDDQGLSGLELYYDKYLRGKPGAISAQTDASGRAAPFSEEFFKKPVDGYDLMLTIDETIQHFAEKYAQKALYDNKAKSVTIIVEKVKTGEILAMTSKPDFDPNRPFELIYKDKFPDFYKLSQAEKNKIVQSMWRNRALTDTYEPGSTFKIVTAAAGLEEGIVNENSQFYCRGYVKVANAILKCWRYYNPHGSENFVEGVQNSCNPVFIEVGQRLGKEKLYKYINLFGFGQKTGIDLPGEAKGIVQPLGKVGPVELATISFGQGISATPIQVISMINAVANDGVWVQPHVVKAIYDKDKKLFKSFDTPQKRRVLDQDVARRLKVILQSVVTNGTGHNAYLLGYKVAGKTGTSQKYDKTSKKYIASFGGFAPADNPEVSVLVIIDEPDPSLYYGGLIAAPVARDLLNDILRYLDIQPQYTAEELKQIEFYKEYIVPNTIGMNVEDAKKEINDNKFNAKVIGNGNKVIDQVPKAGFMLKEGSTIILFTQEMSQTTVAVPNVVGLSSQDAQKVLSNSLLNIKVKGIKGKIIRQNPQPGTKVSIGSIVEVEIADKENAE from the coding sequence TTGAAAGAAGCGGCGTTAAGGGTAAAAAAGAGAATCCTTTTTGTTATGGCAGTGTTTTTTTTAAGCTTTGTGTTGCTGGTGGGACGCCTTTTTTATCTTCAACTGATAAAAGGAGAAGAACTCAAAAAAAGAGCTTTTTCCCAGTGGACACGGGAGAGGCTTGTTGCACCTAAAAGAGGAAGCATTGTAGACAGAAACGGCAAGATCTTGGCAATGTCAATCACAGCTGAGACAGTTGTTGCATCTTTGAATCAGATTAAAGACAAAGAATGGACAGCTAAAGTGCTGTCTGGTATTTTGCAGATGGACTATAAAAAGATTTTGAATAAGCTTAATACAAAAGGAGTTTCAGACATCTACATAGCACGCAATATTGACAAAGAGAAAGCAGATAAGATAAGGAAGTATGCCCTGCCAGGGATTTACTTAACAGGCGGAACAAAAAGGGTGTACCCAAACGGCAATTTTCTGGCTCAGGTTCTTGGTTTTACAGGAATAGACGACCAAGGACTTTCTGGGCTTGAACTTTATTATGATAAGTATCTTCGCGGCAAGCCCGGTGCTATTTCAGCCCAGACTGATGCAAGCGGCAGGGCTGCGCCGTTTTCGGAAGAGTTTTTTAAAAAACCTGTTGATGGATATGACCTAATGCTTACAATTGATGAGACAATACAACATTTTGCTGAAAAATATGCACAAAAAGCGCTTTACGATAACAAAGCAAAAAGTGTGACCATAATTGTCGAGAAGGTTAAAACAGGCGAGATTCTGGCCATGACCTCAAAACCTGATTTTGACCCCAATAGACCATTTGAGCTTATATACAAAGATAAGTTTCCTGATTTTTATAAGCTTTCTCAAGCAGAGAAAAACAAGATAGTCCAGTCGATGTGGAGAAACAGAGCACTGACAGACACATATGAGCCCGGGTCAACATTTAAGATAGTCACCGCAGCTGCAGGACTTGAAGAAGGGATTGTCAATGAGAATTCTCAGTTTTATTGCAGGGGATATGTTAAGGTTGCAAATGCAATATTAAAGTGCTGGAGATATTACAACCCGCATGGTAGCGAAAACTTTGTTGAGGGTGTTCAAAATTCATGTAACCCTGTGTTCATAGAGGTGGGGCAAAGGCTGGGAAAAGAGAAACTTTACAAATATATAAACCTTTTTGGGTTTGGTCAAAAGACAGGAATAGACCTTCCCGGTGAGGCAAAAGGGATTGTTCAGCCACTTGGAAAGGTTGGACCTGTTGAACTTGCAACAATTTCTTTTGGCCAGGGAATTTCAGCAACTCCCATTCAGGTTATCAGCATGATAAATGCAGTTGCAAACGACGGTGTGTGGGTCCAGCCTCATGTTGTAAAGGCCATATATGATAAGGACAAAAAACTGTTCAAGTCTTTTGACACACCACAAAAAAGAAGAGTTTTAGACCAAGATGTTGCGCGAAGGCTTAAAGTAATACTTCAGTCTGTTGTGACAAACGGAACAGGGCACAATGCTTATCTTCTGGGCTATAAAGTTGCAGGAAAAACAGGAACTTCGCAAAAGTATGACAAAACATCTAAAAAGTATATAGCATCATTTGGAGGGTTTGCACCAGCTGACAATCCCGAGGTGTCGGTTCTTGTCATAATAGATGAGCCTGACCCTTCACTTTATTATGGAGGTCTTATAGCCGCACCGGTTGCAAGAGATTTGTTAAATGATATACTAAGATATTTGGACATACAGCCACAGTATACAGCCGAAGAGTTGAAACAGATTGAGTTTTATAAAGAGTATATAGTGCCAAATACAATCGGGATGAATGTTGAAGATGCAAAGAAAGAAATAAACGATAACAAGTTCAACGCAAAAGTCATAGGTAATGGTAACAAAGTGATTGACCAGGTTCCAAAAGCTGGGTTTATGTTGAAAGAAGGTTCAACGATAATATTGTTCACTCAAGAGATGTCGCAGACAACTGTAGCTGTTCCAAATGTAGTGGGCTTGAGTTCCCAGGATGCACAAAAGGTGCTTTCAAATAGTCTTCTCAACATAAAAGTGAAAGGAATAAAGGGAAAGATTATAAGACAAAATCCACAACCAGGAACAAAAGTTTCAATAGGTTCAATTGTTGAGGTTGAAATTGCTGACAAAGAGAATGCAGAATAG
- a CDS encoding UDP-N-acetylmuramoyl-L-alanyl-D-glutamate--2,6-diaminopimelate ligase, with the protein MQNRKGEDFLKLLDLIENIDVLETNVGDFDKDITDIAYNSKNAKEGCVFVCIKGFKTDGHEYINEAIQNGACLVVVDEFFDTSKIEGKIDYIKTSNTRKALAVMSANFFGHPSKDFLLIGVTGTNGKTSTTFMIKSILEAHGQKVGLIGTIKNMIGSREIEAQHTTPESYDLQKLFWQMKSEGVDSVVMEVSSHSLELFRVYDCDFDVGVFTNLTQDHLDFHGTMENYFAAKLKLFGMSKKRVVNADDMWGKRIIEMYPDSVTYAKDSDAQVFARNIKLFVNKNQFELWYNGEKEEITLNIPGVFSIYNSLAASACCISLGIKLDDIKKGLENLKAVPGRFEIVESNQKFTVVIDYAHTPDGLLNLMKTVNEVTDGRKVLLFGCGGDRDRTKRPIMGEIAGRMADFVIVTSDNPRTEDPLKIIADILEGIKKTNVEYVVIPDRYEAIKYAIKNARENDFIVLAGKGHETYQILKDRTIPFDEREVVKNILKEIRE; encoded by the coding sequence ATGCAGAATAGAAAGGGTGAAGACTTCTTGAAATTATTGGATTTGATTGAGAATATTGATGTTTTAGAAACAAATGTTGGAGATTTTGATAAAGATATAACTGATATTGCGTACAATTCAAAGAATGCAAAAGAAGGCTGTGTTTTTGTGTGTATAAAAGGCTTTAAAACAGATGGGCATGAATATATAAATGAGGCAATCCAAAATGGTGCATGTTTGGTGGTTGTAGATGAGTTTTTTGACACATCTAAAATTGAAGGGAAGATTGATTATATAAAGACTTCAAATACACGTAAAGCCCTTGCTGTTATGTCTGCAAACTTTTTTGGTCATCCTTCAAAGGACTTTTTGCTAATAGGTGTAACAGGTACAAACGGCAAAACTTCAACAACATTTATGATAAAATCCATCCTTGAAGCTCATGGGCAAAAAGTGGGGTTGATTGGTACAATCAAGAATATGATAGGTAGCAGAGAAATTGAAGCTCAGCATACAACGCCTGAGTCTTATGACCTGCAAAAACTCTTTTGGCAAATGAAAAGTGAGGGTGTTGACAGTGTTGTGATGGAAGTTTCTTCGCACTCTCTTGAACTTTTTCGAGTATATGACTGTGATTTTGACGTTGGAGTTTTTACAAACCTCACTCAGGACCATTTAGACTTTCATGGAACAATGGAAAATTATTTTGCTGCAAAGTTGAAACTTTTCGGTATGAGCAAAAAGAGGGTTGTAAATGCTGATGATATGTGGGGAAAAAGGATTATAGAAATGTATCCTGACAGTGTGACATACGCTAAAGACAGCGATGCCCAAGTTTTTGCACGAAATATAAAACTTTTTGTTAACAAAAATCAATTTGAGTTGTGGTACAATGGGGAAAAAGAGGAGATAACACTTAACATTCCTGGTGTTTTTTCGATTTACAACAGCCTTGCTGCTTCTGCATGTTGTATTTCGCTTGGTATAAAGCTTGATGATATAAAAAAAGGGCTTGAAAATCTAAAAGCAGTGCCAGGAAGGTTCGAGATTGTAGAGTCAAACCAAAAGTTTACTGTGGTGATTGACTATGCACACACACCAGATGGGTTATTAAATCTCATGAAGACAGTAAATGAAGTTACAGACGGCAGAAAAGTGTTACTTTTTGGATGTGGCGGAGACAGAGATAGGACAAAAAGACCGATTATGGGTGAGATTGCCGGAAGAATGGCAGATTTTGTGATTGTTACATCTGACAATCCACGAACAGAAGACCCACTCAAGATAATTGCTGATATCTTGGAAGGGATAAAAAAGACAAATGTTGAGTACGTGGTCATACCCGACAGGTATGAGGCTATTAAATATGCCATAAAGAATGCAAGAGAAAACGATTTTATTGTTCTTGCCGGGAAAGGACATGAGACTTACCAGATTTTAAAAGACAGAACAATACCATTTGATGAGAGAGAGGTTGTGAAGAATATCTTAAAGGAGATAAGAGAATGA
- a CDS encoding UDP-N-acetylmuramoyl-tripeptide--D-alanyl-D-alanine ligase — protein sequence MNLWLSEIAKAVNGELKNFSTDVLVKNFSINSKSIGKDTLFIPLRGSRFDGHDFVKEALQNGAISFISQKDFDDLKVPYVKVGDTLLALQSLAYFARRKLNDLKVVGVTGSVGKTSTKEYIFNVLSLRYRAFKNQGNFNNHIGLPISILNMPEDTQVAVFEMGMSNFGEISKLSQITKPDIGVITNIGVAHIENLKSRYNIFLAKSEIQDGMPESGILIINNDNDILNLHKKEFKRKVVTIGIENESNFRAQNVQKHQNGFSFEVDNYTYFIKSFNFHDIYNSLFAIAVGTILEIDRELIKEAIRQKERLKRRFEVINKGSITVVDDTYNASTHSMLSAIDSICEFDGKKILVLGDMLELGEFSEEEHRRVGRYILQKPIDVVICTGKDAFYIFDEAKKKDGVKAYFVSKDECLDVLKREVTSNCTILFKASRGIKLDEVVDEFLKER from the coding sequence ATGAACCTGTGGCTTTCTGAGATAGCAAAAGCTGTAAATGGAGAACTTAAAAATTTTTCTACTGATGTTCTTGTTAAAAATTTTTCAATTAACAGCAAAAGTATAGGAAAAGATACTTTGTTTATTCCCTTAAGAGGAAGCAGATTTGACGGACACGATTTTGTAAAAGAAGCACTGCAAAACGGTGCAATTTCGTTTATTTCTCAGAAAGACTTTGATGATTTAAAAGTACCTTATGTTAAGGTAGGAGATACGCTTTTAGCACTGCAAAGCTTGGCTTATTTTGCAAGAAGAAAATTAAATGACTTGAAGGTTGTAGGAGTTACTGGTAGTGTAGGCAAGACCTCAACAAAGGAGTATATATTCAATGTATTGAGTTTGAGGTACAGAGCTTTTAAAAACCAGGGCAACTTTAACAACCACATAGGTCTTCCAATTTCTATTCTGAACATGCCAGAAGATACACAGGTTGCTGTATTTGAAATGGGAATGAGTAATTTTGGAGAGATTTCTAAACTATCTCAAATTACAAAACCCGATATTGGTGTTATTACAAATATTGGTGTTGCTCACATTGAAAATTTAAAGTCACGGTACAACATTTTTCTTGCAAAGTCAGAGATTCAGGACGGAATGCCGGAAAGTGGAATACTGATTATAAACAACGACAATGATATTTTGAACCTTCACAAAAAAGAATTCAAAAGAAAGGTTGTTACCATTGGGATTGAAAACGAGAGCAATTTCAGAGCGCAAAACGTGCAAAAACATCAGAATGGATTTTCATTTGAGGTAGATAACTACACCTATTTTATAAAAAGCTTTAATTTTCATGACATTTATAACTCTCTTTTTGCAATTGCAGTGGGGACAATCTTAGAGATAGACAGGGAGCTTATAAAAGAAGCAATCCGTCAAAAGGAGAGGCTAAAAAGAAGGTTTGAGGTTATCAATAAAGGAAGCATTACAGTTGTGGATGATACTTACAACGCAAGCACACATTCGATGCTGTCTGCCATAGACAGTATATGTGAGTTTGACGGCAAAAAGATATTAGTGCTGGGCGACATGCTTGAACTTGGCGAGTTTTCTGAAGAGGAACACAGGAGGGTTGGCAGATACATATTGCAAAAGCCGATAGATGTTGTCATATGTACAGGGAAAGATGCGTTTTATATATTCGATGAAGCAAAAAAGAAAGATGGTGTAAAAGCATATTTTGTTTCAAAAGATGAGTGTTTAGATGTGTTGAAAAGAGAAGTTACAAGCAACTGTACAATCCTTTTTAAAGCTTCGCGGGGCATAAAACTTGATGAAGTTGTAGATGAATTTCTCAAGGAGAGATAA
- the mraY gene encoding phospho-N-acetylmuramoyl-pentapeptide-transferase has protein sequence MLDIDTILAIIISFLIVLIVMPIVIPFLKYLKFGQVVRDDGPKTHHKKSGTPTMGGLVIGLAIIVTSLIFYKKYPAIGAPLIATVAFGLIGFIDDFIKVVLKRSLGLRAREKLVLQFLISITFLYVIQKHLGSDVYLPVINRYIDLKWAYVPVMSVLMVFTVNAVNLTDGLDGLASGVTMIVSLFLAIISIFSKNHDMAIFSGAIVGSCMGFLRYNAHPAVVFMGDTGSLMLGGSIFAIAVMLKQPVLVLVIGGLYIIEAVSVMLQVLYFKLTKKRIFRMAPLHHHFELLGWDEAKVVVVFWIFTILFCLLALAMIQLKI, from the coding sequence ATGCTTGACATAGACACAATACTTGCAATAATAATTTCATTTTTGATTGTCTTAATTGTTATGCCAATTGTAATTCCCTTTTTAAAATATTTAAAATTTGGTCAGGTTGTGAGAGATGATGGTCCAAAAACACACCACAAAAAAAGTGGAACACCTACAATGGGCGGGCTTGTTATAGGTCTTGCTATTATTGTGACATCGCTAATTTTTTACAAAAAGTATCCTGCAATTGGAGCACCTCTGATAGCCACAGTTGCGTTTGGGCTTATAGGTTTTATAGACGATTTTATAAAGGTAGTGCTAAAAAGGTCGTTAGGTCTTCGCGCACGCGAAAAGTTGGTACTTCAATTTTTGATTAGCATAACGTTTTTGTATGTTATACAAAAACATTTGGGAAGCGATGTTTACTTACCCGTTATAAATAGATACATTGATTTGAAATGGGCATATGTTCCTGTGATGTCAGTTTTAATGGTGTTCACTGTAAATGCTGTGAACCTTACAGATGGACTTGACGGCTTGGCAAGCGGTGTGACAATGATAGTTTCTTTGTTTTTAGCCATCATATCTATATTTTCGAAAAACCATGATATGGCAATATTTAGCGGAGCTATTGTGGGAAGCTGCATGGGATTTTTGAGATACAACGCCCACCCGGCAGTTGTGTTTATGGGAGATACTGGTTCTTTGATGCTGGGAGGAAGTATTTTTGCAATTGCTGTGATGTTAAAGCAGCCTGTACTTGTTTTGGTAATAGGTGGGCTATATATAATAGAGGCAGTATCAGTAATGCTTCAGGTATTATATTTTAAGCTCACAAAAAAGAGAATATTTAGAATGGCACCTTTGCACCATCACTTTGAACTTTTGGGCTGGGATGAGGCAAAGGTTGTTGTTGTGTTTTGGATATTTACAATTCTGTTTTGCCTTCTTGCCTTGGCAATGATACAGCTAAAAATTTAG